CACTTTCGGGTTTCAAACCAACGGATTGCTTGCAGGAAGGAGGTACGGCGATCGGTGGAATTTCAAATGGTGATAAGGTGGTTCCCGCGGGATATGAAGTGGTCTACGTGCTGACCAGCGCCCCCGGAGCGATCATTGAGCAGATCCGGAACGTTCCGATCTTCGATGTATTGGAAGAGGCTGTGTACACCGTGCATACATTGGTGTATGACCCGGCTACGCTTGATCTTGGTTCAGTACAATTCGGAGTTACCAGTGCAGTGGATATCAGCGGACTGTTGATCGAAGGCGGCGGCTCCATTTGTGCTTCGTTGGATCTGGTAGGTACAACGATCCAAGTCGAGAATCCGGAATCGGGCGGCCTCACAGCAGTTGAAGCACAGGTTTGCATTGTTACTGGTTCCGCAACTATTAGCGCCACTCCGAGCGGTGGGCTTTATGTGCCCAATGGGTACACCGTATTGTATGTTCTTTCGCAAGGTCCCGAACTGATCATCCTGGAAACTAGTAGTGAGCCGATGTTCATGGTCACGGAACTGGGAGACTTCACGATCCATACGCTTGTCTATGATCCAGCGACATTGCCTTTGGGTGGGATTGTTTTTGGAACCACAACGGTTTTGGATGTGAACGGTATGCTCCTACAAGGCGGCGGCGGGATATGTGCCGTACTTGACGTTGCTGGTGCGCCGATCGAAGTGATCGAATGCAATGTTCCTTGTCTCACGGATGCCGGTTCATTGAGCATTGGTTCGTTCGAGACCTGTTTAGTGGATGGACAGGCCACGGTCACGGCGTTCGTTGAGGATGCGCCAACAGTACCTGCTGGTTATGAAGTGATCTACGTACTTACTTCGGGTACTGATCACATCCTTCAACAGGTGTCCAATGACCCTGATTTCTACGTTTCATTTGATGGTACGTTCACCGTGCATACGTTGGTATATGACCCTACTACGTTGGATCTGTCCGTCGTGAACTACGGTGTTACTACTGCCGCAGATGTCAATGCTCTTCTTATCCAAGGCGGCGGAAACATATGTGCGTCTCTTGACCTGGTTGGTGCATCAACGCTTGTCATTGATTGCAGCGTTGAGTGCTTTACCCAAGCCGGGTCGTTGACCGGTAATAAGACTCCGTGCCTATTGGATGGAATGGCAACGATCTCCGCCACACCGAATGGTGATGCAGTGGAGCCGTCAGGTTACGCAACGATCTATGTGCTCACGAACGGTACAGGACAGATCATCCAACAAACTTCTATAACTCCAAGTTTTGCCATATCCAATACTGGTCTGTACGCAATTCATACGCTGGTGTATGATGCCGGTACGTTGGATCTAGGCGTTGTGGTGTTCGGAACTACACCTGCGAGTGCGATCCACGGTTTGTTGTTACAAGGAGGTGGAGATATCTGTGGTAGTTTGGATATTACCGGTGCATCATTCAGTATTGAGGAATGCACGACCGATTGCTTGGCTGATGCTGGAACGCTTACAGGAAACGCTGCACCATGCATTGAAGGTAGCCCTGTTCTTATTTCCGCGAATGCGAATGGTGATGCGGTAGAGCCAGTAGGTTATTCTACCCTCTATGTGCTGACCAGTGGCGGCGGTCTGGTGATCGAAGCAGTTAGTGCCGACCCATCTTTTGCCGTGGATGTGATAGGAGTTTACACCATCCACACCTTGGTCTATGATCCGAATACCCTCGACCTGACCATCATTGAATTCGGGGTGACCACGGCACCTGAGGTGAATGCCTTGTTGATCCAAGGTGATGGTGATATCTGTGCTGCGTTGGATGTGGACGGTGCATCATTCACGATCGAACCTTGTTCCACGGAATGCATCATTTCTGCTGGTACCATAACCGGGGTCAACAGCTTGGGTTGTTTGTCGGATGGCGCTTCCACGTTGATGGCTACGCCGAATGGAGATGCCATCGTACCTTCTGGTTTCGTACAGAATTATGTATTGGCATACGGCCCGGATCTAGTGATCATGCAGGTCGGTCCTGTTCCATCATTCGTGATCACTACGCCGGGTGTCTATTCCATGCATTCCATTGTGTACAACCCCGCAACGCTTGATCTATCGATCATCCAGTTGGGTGTTTCGACAGCAGCCGATGTAGTTGCATACATCCTGTTGAACGGAGGGAACATTTGTGCAGGGTTGGACCAGACCGGTGCCCAATATGCCATTGGTAATTGCTTGGAGCCGTGTTTAGCGAAGGTCCACCTCACCGCGAACGGGAGCGGTGGTTGTTTGGTGAATGGAGAGATCACACTTTCCGCTACACCGAATGCGAGTATGTTGGTTCCTCCTGGTTACACCGTGGCATATATCCTTGCAAGTGGTGAGAATGCAGTGATCGAGGAGATCAGTCCAACGGCGAGCTTTTCTGTTACCACACCGGGTGCATACTCGATCCACGGGTTGGTCTACGATCCACTGACTTTGGATCTTTCACTGATCACACCGGGAATGTCCACCATGGATGCCGTTCATATCCTGCTCACACAGAGTGATGAACCATTCTGCGCAGGTATAGATATTCCTGGAGTGCCTTTCACTGTGACCGATTGCGGAAATATTATCACACAACCTTCTACAGCGATCTGGCCTGTACCTGCTGTGGACCAATTGCATGTGCAGGTAAGTGAGAAGATAACGGGTAATAACGCCGAGGTCGAATTGACCATTCTTGACGCTATGGGTCATCAGGTCCTAAGTGAAAAAGTGAACGGCAACGCAACCGTTCCGTTGATCGTGAATGTGCACGCACTTACCAATGGTACGTATACGCTGCGCGTTCAAAGTGTGCATGGTGTTGAATCACAGCGTTTCGTTAAGATCGGTCTGAAGTAGTCCAACAGTTATTTTATAAGACCCGCAGTCTGCCGTCCCTCAGTAAATGCGTGGAGGCAGGTGCGGGTCTTTTTTGTTTTGGATCGGATCATTGAATGGTATTCCGGATCATGATCCATTCTCTTGACAATTCCATGACCGAAACGGCCTTAGAAGGCCATTCATGGGTTGTGTGCTCAACGTTCCGGTAGTTGCTTTGTACCCGGAAAAACAGCAACACATTTCATGAAGCTTTTTACGCTGTGCGCAGCCTCACTTCTTTCAATCGCGACTTTTGCTCAGACAACGGTCGTTGTTAACACGAATGCCGGGAATACCGCTCAGGAATTCTACAGCTTACAGAACGGGACCATCAGTAACCCAGCTCTGGCGCAGTGGGATCTGGCCTTCGAAACTTCCGGGATAACGGGGAGTATACTGGTCAATACGGCCAAAGGCATTCAGGTCTTTAAAGCACCTTACACGATTACTGAGTGGACAATGCTCGATACATCCGGACTCGCTGTATCCTGGACCCCGCAACAGAACAGTGAAACGAACTGGAGTTCGGGTGCACTCAATCAAGGCCTTACAAGCAACCCCTTCGATCTGGGATGGGGCATCTACAACATGGTATCTCATAACATTACCGGAGATAGTTTGTTCGTACTGAAGCTCGCCGATGGTTCGTGGAAGAAGTTGCGCATTGATGGTTACGCTTCAACGACCAACGCGTTCACGTTCACATGGGCCGACCTTGATGGCGGCGCAGAACAGGTAGGGAGCATTGTTCGAGGTGATTATTCTTCAATGAACTTCGGATATTACTCGCTGGAGACGAATAGCCCATTGGCCCAAGAACCGGATGCTTCCACATGGGATCTGGTCTTCACGAAATACCTGGGTTTCGTTACACAACCGGCGGAAGGTTTTTATCCGGTTGTAGGATGCTTTCAGAACCGTGAAGTACAAGCATTGCAGGTGGATGGTGTACCCTCCGAATCCGCATCGTGGAGCGGCGGAACATTCAGTGATGATATGAATGTGATCGGTTTTGATTGGAAGAACTTCAACATGACCACCTTCGTGTGGGAATACACACCGGACCGCACCTATTTTGTTCAGGACCGCGATGGCAATATCTGGAAACTGATCTTTACCGAATATGGAGGTGGTGCTACGGGTACCATCACCTTCACCCAAGAGCTCGTCAGCGCAACGAGTGTGAATGAATATGGAACGAACGGATCGGCGATCATATTCCCGAACCCCACGAATGGAAGCAGCGTGAACGTGTTGTTGGATATTCCCGCGAATGAAGCACAGCTCACGATCTCCGCTGTGAATGGCAAAC
The nucleotide sequence above comes from Flavobacteriales bacterium. Encoded proteins:
- a CDS encoding T9SS type A sorting domain-containing protein, with protein sequence MKLFTLCAASLLSIATFAQTTVVVNTNAGNTAQEFYSLQNGTISNPALAQWDLAFETSGITGSILVNTAKGIQVFKAPYTITEWTMLDTSGLAVSWTPQQNSETNWSSGALNQGLTSNPFDLGWGIYNMVSHNITGDSLFVLKLADGSWKKLRIDGYASTTNAFTFTWADLDGGAEQVGSIVRGDYSSMNFGYYSLETNSPLAQEPDASTWDLVFTKYLGFVTQPAEGFYPVVGCFQNREVQALQVDGVPSESASWSGGTFSDDMNVIGFDWKNFNMTTFVWEYTPDRTYFVQDRDGNIWKLIFTEYGGGATGTITFTQELVSATSVNEYGTNGSAIIFPNPTNGSSVNVLLDIPANEAQLTISAVNGKLVQSQKLTGINPLAIRTLDVSSLTQGVYMVRIAHVSGVTNTKLVIE
- a CDS encoding T9SS type A sorting domain-containing protein, with protein sequence MGTILLSSVVFAQTGSECNAFAGTLTGFKPSDCLLDGGTAIGGIPNGDAVVPSGFSKVYLLTTSPGAIIQQVRTVPIFDVTDEATYTIHTLVHDPATLDLTSIVQGVTSVSAINGVLVQGGGSICAGLDLVGTQIIVANPSTGSISAVMDEVCMADGSATVAASPANGTIVPEGYSVLYVLTNGAALVIEDASATPSFEVNVVGTYTIHTLVHDPATLDLDLIVFGSSILNDVNGLLFQGGGAICGVLDVAGALVNVVECSTECSAYAGTLSGFKPTDCLQEGGTAIGGISNGDKVVPAGYEVVYVLTSAPGAIIEQIRNVPIFDVLEEAVYTVHTLVYDPATLDLGSVQFGVTSAVDISGLLIEGGGSICASLDLVGTTIQVENPESGGLTAVEAQVCIVTGSATISATPSGGLYVPNGYTVLYVLSQGPELIILETSSEPMFMVTELGDFTIHTLVYDPATLPLGGIVFGTTTVLDVNGMLLQGGGGICAVLDVAGAPIEVIECNVPCLTDAGSLSIGSFETCLVDGQATVTAFVEDAPTVPAGYEVIYVLTSGTDHILQQVSNDPDFYVSFDGTFTVHTLVYDPTTLDLSVVNYGVTTAADVNALLIQGGGNICASLDLVGASTLVIDCSVECFTQAGSLTGNKTPCLLDGMATISATPNGDAVEPSGYATIYVLTNGTGQIIQQTSITPSFAISNTGLYAIHTLVYDAGTLDLGVVVFGTTPASAIHGLLLQGGGDICGSLDITGASFSIEECTTDCLADAGTLTGNAAPCIEGSPVLISANANGDAVEPVGYSTLYVLTSGGGLVIEAVSADPSFAVDVIGVYTIHTLVYDPNTLDLTIIEFGVTTAPEVNALLIQGDGDICAALDVDGASFTIEPCSTECIISAGTITGVNSLGCLSDGASTLMATPNGDAIVPSGFVQNYVLAYGPDLVIMQVGPVPSFVITTPGVYSMHSIVYNPATLDLSIIQLGVSTAADVVAYILLNGGNICAGLDQTGAQYAIGNCLEPCLAKVHLTANGSGGCLVNGEITLSATPNASMLVPPGYTVAYILASGENAVIEEISPTASFSVTTPGAYSIHGLVYDPLTLDLSLITPGMSTMDAVHILLTQSDEPFCAGIDIPGVPFTVTDCGNIITQPSTAIWPVPAVDQLHVQVSEKITGNNAEVELTILDAMGHQVLSEKVNGNATVPLIVNVHALTNGTYTLRVQSVHGVESQRFVKIGLK